In Paracoccus jeotgali, the following are encoded in one genomic region:
- a CDS encoding sulfite exporter TauE/SafE family protein, producing the protein MFELILVLFAGFFGGLLNAIAGGGTFITFPALVFIGVPVIAANATSTVAAMPGYLSAAIGFRRDIAEIERPLLLRLTLWGMLGGSIGSGLLLISSNEAFALLIPFLLLGATLVFLRGPQIREWAARQRGAVTPFGIGTLIPVAIYGGFFNGGLGIVLLALFAMWGMTNLHAMNGLKCWLSFALSVISFAIFAAGGQIVWAEGFAMAIGTLLGGIAGAPVARRIPVPVLRALIGAVGFGMSAVFLVRLF; encoded by the coding sequence ATGTTCGAACTGATTCTCGTTCTTTTCGCTGGGTTTTTCGGGGGGCTGCTGAACGCGATTGCGGGCGGGGGCACCTTCATCACCTTTCCGGCGCTGGTCTTTATCGGCGTGCCGGTCATCGCCGCCAACGCGACCTCGACCGTGGCCGCGATGCCGGGATATCTCTCCGCCGCCATCGGCTTTCGCCGCGACATCGCCGAAATCGAGCGGCCGCTGCTGCTGCGCCTGACCCTGTGGGGGATGCTGGGCGGGTCGATCGGTTCGGGCCTGCTGCTGATTTCGTCGAACGAGGCATTCGCGCTGCTGATCCCCTTCCTGCTTTTGGGGGCGACGCTGGTGTTCCTGCGCGGCCCGCAGATCCGCGAATGGGCCGCTCGGCAACGCGGCGCGGTCACCCCCTTCGGCATCGGGACGCTGATCCCGGTTGCCATCTATGGCGGGTTCTTCAACGGCGGGCTGGGGATCGTGCTGCTGGCGCTGTTCGCCATGTGGGGGATGACCAACCTGCACGCGATGAACGGGCTGAAATGCTGGCTCAGCTTTGCGCTGTCGGTGATTTCCTTCGCGATCTTCGCCGCTGGCGGGCAGATCGTCTGGGCCGAGGGGTTTGCCATGGCCATCGGCACGCTGCTGGGCGGCATCGCCGGTGCGCCGGTCGCGCGGCGCATCCCGGTCCCGGTGCTGCGCGCGCTGATCGGGGCGGTGGGTTTCGGGATGTCGGCGGTGTTTCTGGTCCGGCTGTTCTAG
- a CDS encoding NosR/NirI family protein, whose translation MKPAFPDRFRPATLLAAFLIAAAALFAGAGICDAAPQPLGESLANVAPAQPDAALAASLLGHDAAGLTLSRQDAPVPAWRASDIAGQPLGLIGSTWELAGSTGYSGRPIDVLIAVTPDGHLAGARLMRQSEPVLTLGISPQDIADYVDGFAGIDLTGRLPQAGDPGMPDVISRATVSTGVIRDGIMRSGRILAQAQGVGQGAVDRLLWREAGWDELTQMGGFGHVTLSMAQAAEGLEGASRPLTPSDKPFIDIYAGLVDTPIMGRNLLGQRDYNAAIASLGPGQGLLAVMSSGLHSHRGTDWKRNGQFERLAVVQDQTRLQPTADDDIPVTELQIDGAPEFREISLFRVNIDPAEGGIDPRQPFAVQVRATRPAATEGQEVALTVTVPVTVPAAFLTRPQVDTPLWLEFWQQKKLAVGIVAVMLAGLGLILLGQEWLVRRPTVWRRVRIGYLLVTLFVLGWGLNGQLSVVQVVAFLNALLSGFRWETFLIAPVIFLLWSAVALGMLFWGRGVFCGWLCPFGALQELLNNAAQALKIKQIAVPQALHERLWVIKYTLFVAIVALSFYSMEQALILAEVEPFKTAISMRFMRAWPFVLFVLVILAGGLFIERFYCRYLCPLGAGLAIPAKLKIFDWLKRRPQCGRECRLCETKCTVGAIDPLGRINANECVLCLRCQVIMYDPNTCPVLKRRARTAPPQPAAARPAPSTVPEVTP comes from the coding sequence ATGAAGCCAGCATTTCCTGACCGCTTTCGCCCCGCCACGCTGCTGGCCGCGTTCCTGATCGCGGCGGCCGCGTTATTTGCGGGCGCGGGAATATGCGACGCCGCGCCGCAGCCCCTGGGCGAATCCCTTGCCAATGTCGCCCCGGCGCAGCCCGACGCGGCGCTTGCCGCCAGCCTGCTGGGCCATGATGCCGCCGGTCTGACCCTGTCGCGGCAGGACGCGCCGGTCCCGGCATGGCGGGCCAGCGATATCGCCGGCCAGCCCCTGGGCCTGATAGGTTCGACATGGGAACTTGCCGGCTCGACCGGTTATTCCGGGCGGCCCATCGACGTGCTGATCGCGGTGACGCCGGACGGGCATCTGGCCGGCGCGCGGCTGATGCGGCAAAGCGAGCCGGTGCTGACGCTGGGCATCTCGCCGCAGGATATCGCCGATTACGTGGACGGATTTGCCGGGATCGACCTGACCGGGCGTCTGCCGCAGGCGGGCGATCCGGGGATGCCGGACGTGATTTCCCGCGCCACCGTCTCGACCGGGGTGATCCGCGACGGGATCATGCGCAGCGGGCGCATCCTGGCGCAGGCGCAGGGCGTCGGGCAGGGGGCGGTCGACCGCCTGCTGTGGCGCGAGGCGGGCTGGGACGAGTTGACGCAGATGGGCGGTTTCGGCCATGTCACACTCAGCATGGCGCAGGCAGCCGAGGGGCTGGAGGGCGCGAGCCGCCCGCTGACGCCCTCCGACAAGCCCTTCATCGACATCTATGCCGGTCTGGTGGACACGCCAATCATGGGCCGCAACCTGCTGGGGCAGCGCGATTACAACGCCGCCATCGCCAGCCTCGGGCCGGGGCAGGGGCTGCTGGCGGTGATGTCGTCGGGGCTGCACTCGCATCGCGGCACCGACTGGAAGCGCAACGGCCAGTTCGAGCGGCTCGCCGTCGTTCAGGACCAGACCCGCCTGCAGCCGACCGCCGATGACGACATTCCGGTGACGGAGTTGCAGATCGACGGCGCGCCCGAGTTCCGCGAGATCAGCCTGTTCCGCGTCAATATTGACCCGGCCGAGGGCGGCATCGACCCGCGCCAGCCTTTCGCCGTGCAGGTCCGCGCCACCCGCCCCGCCGCGACCGAGGGTCAGGAGGTCGCGCTGACCGTCACCGTCCCCGTCACCGTGCCCGCCGCCTTTTTGACCCGACCGCAGGTGGACACGCCCCTGTGGCTCGAGTTCTGGCAGCAGAAGAAACTCGCCGTCGGCATCGTCGCGGTGATGCTGGCCGGGCTGGGGCTGATCCTGCTGGGGCAGGAATGGCTGGTGCGCCGGCCGACGGTCTGGCGCCGGGTGCGGATCGGCTATCTGCTGGTGACGCTGTTCGTCCTTGGCTGGGGGCTGAACGGGCAACTCTCGGTGGTGCAGGTGGTCGCTTTCCTGAACGCGCTGCTGTCCGGCTTCCGGTGGGAGACGTTCCTGATCGCGCCGGTCATCTTCCTTCTGTGGTCGGCGGTGGCCTTGGGGATGCTGTTCTGGGGCCGCGGCGTGTTCTGCGGCTGGCTCTGCCCCTTCGGCGCGCTGCAAGAGCTGTTGAACAACGCGGCCCAGGCGCTGAAGATCAAGCAGATCGCCGTGCCGCAGGCGCTGCATGAACGGCTGTGGGTGATCAAATACACGCTGTTCGTGGCGATTGTCGCGCTCAGCTTCTACAGCATGGAGCAGGCGCTGATCCTGGCCGAGGTGGAACCCTTCAAGACCGCCATTTCCATGCGCTTCATGCGGGCCTGGCCGTTCGTGCTGTTCGTGCTGGTGATCCTTGCTGGCGGGCTGTTCATCGAGCGGTTCTATTGCCGCTATCTCTGCCCGCTCGGCGCCGGGCTGGCGATCCCGGCCAAGCTGAAGATCTTCGACTGGCTCAAGCGCCGGCCGCAATGCGGGCGCGAGTGCCGGCTGTGCGAGACGAAATGCACCGTCGGCGCCATCGACCCGCTTGGCCGCATCAACGCCAATGAGTGCGTCTTGTGCCTGCGCTGTCAAGTCATCATGTATGACCCCAACACCTGCCCGGTCCTGAAACGCCGGGCGCGGACCGCACCGCCGCAACCGGCGGCCGCGCGGCCCGCACCATCCACTGTGCCCGAGGTGACGCCATGA
- a CDS encoding c-type cytochrome produces MSDIMTKSMARNVFYGGSLFFIAIFGVLTVHSHLYARNTSTDKAGLTDSVASGKHVWEKHACINCHTLLGEGAYFAPELGNIMARWGVQDDPEAATESLKTWMDAMPTGIEGRRQMPQFNLSDKEYEDLANFLLWTGRIDTQGWPPNDAG; encoded by the coding sequence ATGAGCGACATCATGACCAAGAGCATGGCCCGGAACGTGTTTTACGGCGGGTCGCTGTTCTTCATAGCGATCTTTGGTGTCCTCACGGTGCATAGCCATCTTTATGCCCGGAACACCTCGACCGATAAGGCAGGGCTGACCGACAGCGTCGCCTCCGGCAAACATGTCTGGGAAAAACACGCCTGCATCAACTGTCATACGCTGCTGGGCGAGGGTGCGTATTTCGCGCCCGAACTGGGGAACATCATGGCCCGCTGGGGCGTGCAGGACGACCCCGAGGCTGCGACGGAATCGCTGAAGACCTGGATGGACGCGATGCCCACCGGGATCGAAGGGCGTCGGCAGATGCCGCAGTTCAACCTGAGCGACAAGGAATACGAAGACCTTGCCAATTTTCTTTTGTGGACCGGCCGGATCGACACGCAGGGCTGGCCGCCCAATGACGCGGGCTAA
- a CDS encoding FAD:protein FMN transferase has product MSVSRRRFLILSACVLGAAGTAQAGAVHEWQGVALGALTRLRIEGAAPGQASRFLTEAQALLRRVEATFSLHRESELVRLNRSGILTHPSPAMLELLALTDRLHDATGGAFDPSVQPLWLARASGAGGDQARRLTGWTQVEHDPDRVRLRPGMALTFNGLAQGWAADQLAALAARHGLGDVLIDSGEQRGLGKRVWDVAIAGPDGAMLRRLRLQERALATSSALGTRIGPAGDQPHILDPRGQRLARGTVSVSAATAALADGLSTALCVMSDQDADAALRRFSDARLEWRSPA; this is encoded by the coding sequence ATGAGCGTCTCGCGCCGCCGTTTCCTGATTCTCTCGGCCTGTGTGCTGGGTGCCGCCGGCACGGCGCAGGCGGGCGCGGTGCATGAATGGCAGGGCGTGGCGCTGGGCGCCCTGACGCGGCTGCGGATCGAGGGCGCGGCGCCGGGGCAGGCAAGCCGCTTCCTGACCGAGGCGCAGGCGCTGCTGCGGCGGGTCGAGGCGACATTCTCGCTGCATCGCGAATCGGAACTTGTGCGGCTGAATCGCAGCGGCATCCTGACCCACCCCAGCCCGGCGATGCTGGAATTGCTGGCGCTGACCGACCGTCTGCATGACGCGACCGGCGGCGCGTTCGATCCCAGCGTGCAGCCGCTATGGCTGGCCCGCGCCAGTGGGGCGGGCGGTGATCAGGCGCGGCGGCTGACGGGCTGGACGCAGGTCGAACATGATCCCGACCGGGTCCGGCTGCGGCCGGGAATGGCGTTGACCTTCAACGGCTTGGCGCAGGGATGGGCGGCGGATCAACTGGCCGCGCTGGCCGCCCGGCACGGACTGGGCGATGTGCTGATCGACAGCGGCGAGCAGCGCGGTCTGGGAAAGCGCGTCTGGGATGTGGCTATCGCCGGTCCGGACGGCGCGATGCTGCGCCGGCTGCGGCTGCAGGAACGGGCGCTCGCGACCTCGTCGGCGTTGGGGACGCGGATCGGGCCTGCGGGCGATCAGCCCCATATCCTCGACCCGCGCGGTCAGCGCCTTGCGCGCGGCACGGTTTCGGTCAGTGCCGCCACCGCCGCGCTGGCGGACGGGCTGTCGACGGCGCTGTGCGTGATGTCGGATCAGGACGCGGATGCGGCACTTCGTCGCTTTTCGGACGCCCGGCTCGAATGGCGCAGCCCAGCGTGA
- a CDS encoding phosphoribosylanthranilate isomerase: MAQVKICGLSQPEHVDAAIRAGAGFLGFVFFPKSPRNVSAETAAALTAEVPPGIARVGLFVNPDDALLDRVLGLVPLDILQLHGAETPERVSQIRARTGLPVMKAVGVSTPADLDALWDYGLVADMLLVDAKPPPDAVLPGGNGLAFDWRLLVGRKWLKPWVLAGGLNHDNVAEAVHLTGARIVDVSSGVESAPGHKDAALIRRFIAAAGGSGPGV; encoded by the coding sequence ATGGCACAGGTCAAGATCTGCGGGCTGAGCCAGCCCGAGCATGTCGATGCCGCGATCCGGGCCGGGGCGGGATTTCTGGGCTTTGTCTTCTTTCCGAAATCCCCCCGCAATGTCAGCGCCGAGACGGCGGCCGCCCTGACCGCCGAGGTGCCGCCCGGCATCGCGCGGGTGGGGCTGTTCGTGAACCCGGACGACGCGCTGCTGGACCGGGTGCTGGGCCTCGTGCCGCTCGATATCCTGCAACTGCACGGGGCCGAGACGCCCGAGCGGGTCTCGCAGATCCGCGCCCGCACCGGGCTGCCGGTGATGAAGGCGGTGGGCGTCTCGACCCCTGCCGATCTGGATGCGCTGTGGGATTACGGGCTGGTTGCGGACATGCTGCTGGTCGACGCCAAGCCGCCGCCGGACGCGGTGCTGCCGGGCGGAAACGGGCTGGCCTTCGACTGGCGGCTGCTGGTCGGGCGCAAATGGCTGAAGCCATGGGTGCTGGCCGGCGGGCTGAATCACGACAACGTGGCCGAGGCGGTTCATCTGACCGGCGCGCGGATCGTCGATGTCTCGTCCGGTGTCGAATCCGCGCCGGGTCACAAGGACGCCGCGCTGATCCGCCGCTTCATCGCCGCCGCCGGGGGCAGCGGGCCGGGCGTCTAG
- a CDS encoding SufE family protein, protein MATEAFEELVETFSFLDEWEDRYRHLIEIGKDMPPMDPALQTPASKVDGCASQVWIVPRTQDGRFDFIGDSDALIVRGLVAVVHSLFAGLPLDEVGQVDAAAELGRLGLQEHLSAQRSNGLRAMVARIQQHAAAAR, encoded by the coding sequence ATGGCGACCGAGGCATTCGAGGAACTCGTCGAAACCTTCTCATTCCTGGACGAGTGGGAGGACCGCTATCGGCACCTGATCGAAATCGGCAAGGACATGCCGCCGATGGACCCGGCGCTGCAGACCCCGGCCAGCAAGGTCGATGGCTGCGCCAGCCAGGTCTGGATCGTGCCGCGCACCCAGGACGGACGCTTTGACTTTATCGGCGACAGCGACGCGCTGATCGTGCGCGGGCTGGTGGCGGTGGTCCATTCGCTGTTCGCGGGCCTGCCGCTGGACGAGGTGGGGCAGGTCGATGCCGCCGCCGAACTGGGTCGGCTGGGCCTGCAAGAGCATCTGTCGGCGCAGCGGTCGAACGGCCTGCGCGCGATGGTGGCGCGCATCCAGCAGCACGCGGCGGCGGCCCGCTAG
- a CDS encoding nitrite reductase, with translation MLRQLIPTRSSLLASAALALVLGAGAGYAQDAATAPAEAPAEAPAEATAAPADALPPPADSDAPTADLKDHATQPQDRYEPSLDILAQEQLEAPGAPEGVEALSQAEFDEANKIYFERCAGCHGVLRKGATGKALTPDLTRELGYDYLHSFIEYGSPAGMPNWGTSGQLTPEQVDIMAKYVMLEPAVPPEWGMDKMKETWEVIVAPEDRPTEKMNDWDLGNLFSVTLRDAGQIALIDGGSYEIKKIIDTGYAVHISRMSASGRYLMVIGRDAKVDMIDLWMEDPSVVATIKVGSEARSVETSKMEGWEDKYAIAGAYWPPQYVIMDGATLEPLKIVSTRGMIYDEQTYHPEPRVAAILGSHYRPEFIVNIKETGKIHLVDYTDLKNLKITEIEAERFLHDGGLDSSHRYFITAANARGKLVVIDTKEGTLEAVTDTGGETPHPGRGANFEHPTFGPVWATSHLGDDSVALIGTDPEGHADQAWKIVDSFPALGGGSLFVKTYPGSNHLYVDATLNPDAEISASVAVFDIDKMTGDGTDPEFTTLPIVEWAEITDGQPRVVQGEFNKDGTEVWFSVWNGKDQESAIVVVDDKTLELKHVIKDERLVTPTGKFNVTNTMGDIY, from the coding sequence ATGTTACGTCAGCTTATCCCAACTCGCTCTTCGCTTCTGGCCTCGGCGGCGCTCGCGCTCGTTCTTGGCGCAGGTGCGGGCTATGCCCAGGACGCCGCCACGGCGCCCGCGGAAGCCCCGGCCGAGGCGCCAGCCGAAGCCACCGCCGCTCCGGCGGACGCGCTTCCGCCACCGGCCGACAGCGATGCCCCTACGGCGGATCTGAAAGATCACGCCACCCAACCCCAGGACCGCTACGAGCCGTCTCTGGACATCCTCGCGCAGGAACAGCTTGAGGCCCCCGGTGCCCCCGAAGGCGTCGAGGCCCTTTCGCAGGCCGAGTTCGACGAGGCCAACAAGATCTATTTCGAGCGTTGCGCAGGCTGCCACGGCGTGCTGCGCAAGGGTGCGACGGGCAAGGCCCTGACCCCCGACCTGACGCGCGAGCTGGGTTACGACTATCTGCACAGCTTCATCGAATACGGCTCTCCGGCGGGTATGCCGAACTGGGGAACCTCGGGCCAGCTGACCCCCGAACAGGTCGATATCATGGCGAAATACGTCATGCTGGAACCCGCCGTGCCGCCGGAATGGGGCATGGACAAGATGAAAGAGACCTGGGAGGTCATCGTCGCGCCGGAAGATCGTCCGACCGAAAAGATGAACGACTGGGATCTGGGCAACCTGTTCAGCGTCACGCTGCGCGACGCGGGCCAGATCGCGCTGATCGACGGCGGCAGCTACGAGATCAAGAAGATCATCGACACCGGCTATGCCGTCCATATCAGCCGGATGTCGGCCTCGGGCCGTTATCTGATGGTCATTGGCCGCGACGCCAAGGTGGACATGATCGACCTGTGGATGGAAGACCCTTCGGTCGTCGCCACGATCAAGGTCGGCTCGGAAGCGCGTTCGGTCGAGACCTCGAAGATGGAGGGCTGGGAGGACAAATACGCCATCGCCGGCGCCTATTGGCCGCCCCAATATGTCATCATGGATGGCGCCACGCTCGAGCCGCTGAAGATCGTCTCGACCCGCGGCATGATCTATGACGAGCAGACCTACCACCCCGAACCGCGCGTGGCGGCGATCCTGGGCAGCCACTATCGCCCGGAATTCATCGTCAACATCAAGGAAACCGGCAAGATTCATCTGGTCGACTATACCGACCTGAAGAACCTCAAGATCACCGAGATCGAGGCCGAACGCTTCCTGCATGATGGCGGTCTGGACAGCAGCCACCGCTACTTCATCACCGCGGCGAACGCGCGTGGCAAGCTGGTCGTCATCGACACCAAGGAAGGCACGCTGGAAGCCGTGACCGATACCGGCGGCGAGACCCCGCATCCGGGCCGTGGCGCGAACTTCGAACACCCGACCTTCGGGCCGGTCTGGGCGACCTCGCACCTTGGCGACGATTCGGTGGCGCTGATCGGCACCGACCCCGAAGGCCATGCCGACCAGGCCTGGAAGATCGTGGACAGCTTCCCGGCGCTTGGCGGCGGCTCGCTGTTCGTCAAGACCTATCCGGGCAGCAACCACCTGTATGTCGACGCGACGCTGAACCCCGATGCCGAGATCTCTGCCTCGGTCGCGGTGTTCGACATCGACAAGATGACCGGCGACGGCACCGACCCCGAATTCACGACCCTTCCGATCGTGGAATGGGCCGAGATCACCGACGGTCAGCCGCGCGTGGTGCAGGGTGAGTTCAACAAGGACGGCACCGAAGTCTGGTTCTCGGTCTGGAACGGCAAGGATCAGGAATCGGCCATCGTCGTGGTCGATGACAAGACGCTGGAACTCAAGCATGTCATCAAGGACGAGCGCCTTGTGACGCCGACCGGCAAGTTCAACGTCACGAACACCATGGGCGACATCTACTGA
- a CDS encoding NnrS family protein — protein MKSAILFRAGWRVFFWAAGIWAVLSMGVWSIWLAVNAAGGDAGQLGLTMSPQMWHAHEMIFGFATAALGGFFLTAVPNWTGAKAAPEAFIAGVFAIWLAGRIAVALSGVLPPALTALFDLAFLPILGAKLLTQLLRRPKPQNMMFLLLLSLVWLGDLLVHLQWMGLTGTEAQGLRGGLLAICAMIATLGGRVTPAFTRNALLRAGREDRLPVTRGPLEKAGIALPILTSASVLFGLPDLVSGLLAVGAGLATAGRLAGWQGWVLRDQPIVWALHTGYGLLALGFLVWGLSLLGLGSEIGALHILGIGAVGGMTLAVMSRASLGHSGRALIAPRAVAIGYVLVPVAVLLRWLAASFPGFYDLGVLASAVLWIVAFGLYVMALSPVFFSPRADGKAEA, from the coding sequence ATGAAATCCGCAATCCTGTTCCGTGCCGGCTGGCGCGTCTTCTTCTGGGCCGCGGGGATCTGGGCGGTGCTGTCGATGGGCGTGTGGTCGATCTGGCTGGCGGTCAACGCCGCAGGTGGCGATGCCGGGCAGCTGGGCCTGACCATGTCGCCGCAGATGTGGCACGCGCATGAGATGATCTTTGGCTTTGCCACGGCGGCGCTTGGCGGGTTCTTCCTGACCGCAGTGCCGAACTGGACCGGCGCCAAGGCCGCGCCCGAGGCGTTCATCGCCGGCGTCTTCGCGATCTGGCTGGCCGGCCGCATCGCAGTGGCGCTGTCGGGGGTGCTGCCGCCCGCGCTGACGGCGCTGTTCGATTTGGCCTTCCTGCCGATCCTCGGCGCCAAGCTGCTGACCCAGTTGCTGCGCCGGCCCAAACCGCAGAACATGATGTTCCTGCTGCTGCTGTCGCTGGTCTGGCTCGGCGATCTGCTGGTCCATCTGCAATGGATGGGCCTGACCGGAACCGAGGCGCAGGGGCTGCGCGGCGGGCTGCTGGCGATCTGCGCCATGATCGCGACCCTTGGCGGGCGGGTGACGCCCGCCTTTACCCGCAACGCGCTGCTGCGGGCGGGGCGCGAGGATCGGCTGCCGGTGACGCGCGGGCCGCTGGAAAAGGCCGGGATCGCGCTGCCGATCCTGACCTCGGCCTCGGTGCTGTTCGGGCTGCCGGATCTGGTCTCGGGGCTGCTGGCGGTGGGCGCGGGGCTGGCGACGGCCGGGCGGCTGGCCGGCTGGCAGGGCTGGGTGCTGCGCGACCAGCCCATCGTCTGGGCGCTGCATACGGGTTACGGTCTGCTGGCGCTGGGGTTCCTGGTGTGGGGTCTGTCGCTGCTGGGTCTCGGGTCCGAGATCGGGGCGCTGCATATCCTGGGCATCGGGGCCGTGGGCGGCATGACGCTGGCGGTGATGAGCCGCGCGAGCCTTGGCCATTCGGGCCGCGCGCTGATCGCGCCGCGTGCCGTCGCCATCGGCTATGTGCTGGTGCCGGTGGCGGTGCTGCTGCGCTGGCTGGCCGCCAGCTTCCCCGGCTTTTACGATCTGGGCGTGCTGGCCTCGGCGGTGCTGTGGATCGTGGCCTTCGGGCTGTATGTCATGGCGCTGTCGCCGGTGTTCTTCAGCCCCCGCGCCGATGGAAAGGCCGAAGCATGA